A single genomic interval of Paenibacillus sp. J23TS9 harbors:
- a CDS encoding VOC family protein: MSYFSNLLQIFPTTDFYKTAKYYEKLGFRSVYYLDSMEPHICLYRDRIEIVLTKSNQEYIVPNREMHGYGYDAYLITDNQEEMENDFKKLGVKIVRPLSTTDYNNREFVFEDIDRRWIAVGMKQ; the protein is encoded by the coding sequence ATGAGTTATTTTTCGAATTTGCTGCAAATATTCCCGACAACTGACTTTTATAAAACAGCAAAATACTATGAGAAATTGGGATTTAGATCTGTCTATTATCTGGATTCCATGGAACCACATATTTGTCTATATAGGGATCGCATAGAGATCGTTTTAACAAAATCAAATCAAGAATATATAGTCCCTAATCGAGAAATGCATGGATATGGTTATGATGCTTATTTAATTACAGATAACCAAGAGGAAATGGAGAACGATTTTAAAAAATTAGGAGTTAAAATTGTGCGACCTCTATCCACGACAGATTACAACAATAGGGAATTTGTTTTTGAAGACATAGATAGAAGATGGATTGCGGTTGGCATGAAACAGTGA